Proteins from a single region of Dictyostelium discoideum AX4 chromosome 5 chromosome, whole genome shotgun sequence:
- a CDS encoding TPR repeat-containing protein, with the protein MKNIFKDKNIYILSVENDQRDKCKSYLISKKALVEKRFSKKVNIIITSEKTILENKFPVNTATKLGIEIIDYETLSRDIERFIRKTQPTSSNGSTSTTTTTTTTTQKGQIVSFKPTSSTSTTTNVINTTTTSTTSTTTIVDPIISLIVPPSGSNNGSFQIAIFGIGFLAGAGFRIKIGNDNGGGGVFASNYEFHSSTSVLCTIPNLNIKCGQQPIYASNDGGKTFGFPIQFLFFDTSIHRIPTAREQDGMVLKSQLDNLKRAISNIQTMESILMRRISLLNGNHDDSKSIEQIFIQQQNFIESGASQLLLGNGGTTDQLLQSLEGSEYSSTNDDGENDQSDDDDDNEDDDDFVEKNSNQVKEEFSEREIKIFISSPFKDMQLDRDQIVKVVIPRIRKLCIERDIVLSYVDLRWGVTSNQSEQSTGLSMCLKELEKCNILIGLFGERYGWSSQEKQDPKSQQLLQSTLDRAIQDFPWVKNYRDSSITEIEFRMLLNQRQQQRNGFFYFRDPYYLEEVSQMDKNNFVSEGQRSKEKLEKLKQEIIKSPFKSSEYRRPTNLSDVLYEDLEKYIDKKYPSGNCELKGFEKERFLHSVFIKNLTKIYITNENYFMEIDTYLSGSATSSGSGNKSISIGSSINSGLLSSLKNKPVFLIQGESGSGKSSLISNWLKQHKEQHPEDLVVSHWIGASPSSNKFTSILIRIMNEIKNQIEIDQKIANGGSNSSSSSSSSMFSTTSTSSVSWLPEIPDETFESEKIVSEFPQFLQYVMSHPSLNGKRLVLLIDGLDKLDPRENSQELIWFPRNFPHNVKVIVSSIQGSRQSEVLKKRGSHILSILPFTEAERKSMVRLYLQKYAKKLSDQQEIAIAISKSTTNPRFLQLLLDDILVFGDYERLNDRIKTLLRAKNTSELYEIILDRIEKDYDPKAKGLVSEFLKYIWAGRRGVEMSMLSTLLLKKNIDPAEWGSLLVLMEAYITSSSGVISFLNDDISKAVEKKYITTPKIGIEIHTNLAEAFEQSGDLNERKVEEYPYQLLKSENWESLKNTLTNLYVFDKLYTPNHKVDLINYWNVLEKQTKPPKNAAERDDPIPYNCSNEFKAIISRSFIQASGLVISDVWFRVASFLEELSQFDGAEVLYNKCRELYINNSQNIEAAKVDRAMGRMYLTMGQNDKSDSKFRLALSIYTKERGQEDIEVAITLNLLGTLATNRCKFDEAKQILNQAMNICESKYESNVLLIADIAYSLGSVCFVEPNRKLEVAEAYFARSLELTESKVGDMDVAYARILTRLGSLNIEKDTYADAEAFFKAALKIYEARLGIDHSRVSQILRHMISLYEVQENYKMAEQCCIRALAITKKIYGNSHNLVSATQIRQALLYNSMNRKQDCLNLLNEVKVTREKEFGPDHKQVKHIIDLIKEIDKPIVPKAPPPPPPSSSSPSASSLLMKSITSLPIVNGQAVLSVPKPPVSRGPNGIPIPPPPPPTIKLYTNMVSLQSVMKQNVGRIPVAQPTSFNSPVQPPSPRTQQAIQQGQQQRQQVQQQQQQVQQQMSQKVSSLQQQPQQQQQQQPSQGYGNRQNTPLFQQPIFQQQFQQNRIQQPQQQPQQQAYVGDMLAQFDQQKLKRVQNANDRSGASQIVENLIGKKKCSKPVSLVNKGYMEESNQIDMGALFD; encoded by the exons atgaaaaacatttttaaagataaaaatatttatattttatcaGTTGAGAATGATCAAAGAGATAAATGTAAAtcttatttaatttcaaaaaaagcTTTGGTTgaaaaaagattttcaaaaaag gtgaatattataataacaagtgaaaaaactattttggaaaataaatttcCAGTTAATACTGCAACCAAATTGGGTATAGAGATAATTGATTATGAAACTTTATCAAGAGATATTGAAAGATTTATTAGAAAAACTCAAccaacatcatcaaatggttcaacatcaacaacaacaacaacaacaacaacaacacaaaAAGGTCAAATTGTATCATTTAAACCAACTTCatcaacctcaacaacaacaaatgtaattaatacaacaacaacatcaacaacatcaacaacaacaattgttGATCCAATTATATCATTAATAGTACCACCATCAGGTAGTAATAATGGATCATTTCAAATTGCAATATTTGGAATTGGATTTTTAGCAGGAGCAggatttagaattaaaattggtaatgataatggtggtggtggtgtttttGCAAGTAATTATGAATTTCATTCAAGTACATCAGTTTTATGTACCATACCAAActtaaatattaaatgtgGTCAACAACCAATTTATGCAAGTAATGATGGTGGTAAAACTTTTGGATTtccaattcaatttttattctttgacACATCAATCCATAGAATACCAACAGCAAGAGAACAAGATGGTATGGTATTAAAGAGTCAATTGGATAATTTAAAGAGAGCCatttcaaatattcaaaCTATGGAATCAATTCTAATGAGACGTATTTCATTATTGAATGGTAATCATGATGAtagtaaatcaattgaacaGATTTtcattcaacaacaaaatttcATTGAAAGTGGTGCATCACAATTATTActtggtaatggtggtacCACCGATCAATTGTTACAAAGTCTTGAGGGTTCAGAATATTCAAGTACAAACGATGATGGTGAAAACGATCAATCAGACGACGATGACGacaatgaagatgatgatgatttcgTTGAAAAGAATTCAAATCAAGTTAAAGAAGAATTTTCAGagagagaaattaaaatatttatttcatcACCATTTAAAGATATGCAATTGGATCGTGACCAAATTGTAAAGGTCGTAATACCAAGAATTAGAAAACTTTGTATTGAAAGGGACATTGTATTGAGTTATGTCGATCTTAGATGGGGTGTAACAAGTAATCAATCTGAACAATCCACTGGTTTAAGTATGTGTTTGAAAGAATTGGAGAAatgtaatattttaattggtttatttggtGAACGTTATGGTTGGTCATCGCAAGAGAAACAAGATCCAAAATCACAACAATTACTTCAATCAACATTAGATCGTGCAATTCAAGATTTCCCATGGGTAAAGAATTATCGTGATTCAAGTATCACTGAAATTGAATTTCGTATGCTTTTGAACCAaagacaacaacaaagaaATGGTTTCTTTTATTTCCGTGATCCATACTATCTCGAGGAGGTTAGTCAAatggataaaaataatttcgtTTCAGAAGGTCAAAGATCAAAAGAGAAACTTGAGAAACTTAAACaagaaatcattaaatcACCCTTTAAATCATCGGAATATCGTCGTCCAACCAATTTATCAGATGTACTCTATGAGGATTTAGAGAaatatattgataaaaaatatcCATCTGGTAATTGTGAATTAAAAGGTTTTGAAAAAGAACGTTTCTTACATTCagttttcattaaaaatttaacaaaaatttatattacaaatgaaaattattttatggAAATTGATACTTATTTATCAGGAAGTGCTactagtagtggtagtggtaataaaagtatttcaattggttcaaGTATTAATAGTGGACTATTatcatctttaaaaaataaaccagtatttttaattcaaggTGAAAGTGGTTCAGgtaaatcatcattaattagTAATTGGTTAAAACAACATAAAGAACAACATCCAGAAGATTTAGTTGTATCACATTGGATTGGTGCATCACCaagttcaaataaatttacatcaattttaattagaattatgaatgaaattaaaaatcaaattgaaattgatcaaAAGATTGCCAATGGTGGATCAAATTCCTCAtcgtcatcgtcatcatcaatGTTTTCAACCACTTCAACATCTTCTGTATCATGGTTACCAGAAATACCAGATGAAACATTTGAAAGTGAAAAAATTGTTTCAGAATTCCCACAATTTTTACAATATGTAATGTCACATCCATCATTGAATGGTAAGAGATTAGTATTGTTAATTGATGGTTTAGATAAATTAGATCCAAGAGAGAATAGTCAAGAGTTAATATGGTTCCCAAGAAATTTCCCTCATAATGTAAAGGTTATTGTTTCATCGATTCAAGGTAGTAGACAAAGTGAGGTTCTAAAGAAGAGAGGATCTCATATTCTTTCGATTTTACCATTCACTGAAGCTGAAAGAAAATCAATGGTACGTTTATACCTTCAAAAATATGCAAAGAAATTATCAGATCAACAAGAGATTGCAATCGctatttcaaaatcaacaacaaatccAAGATTCCTTCAATTACTTCTCGATGATATTTTGGTATTTGGTGATTACGAACGTTTAAATGACCGTATTAAAACTTTACTTCGTGCAAAGAATACAAGTGAACTCTATGAAATCATTTTAGACCGTATTGAAAAAGATTATGATCCAAAAGCAAAGGGTTTAGTAAGTGAATTCTTAAAATACATTTGGGCCGGTAGAAGAGGTGTTGAAATGTCTATGCTTTCAACATTACTCTTGAAAAAGAATATCGATCCAGCTGAATGGGGTTcattattggtattgatgGAAGCTTATATCACTTCTTCATCGGGTGTTATCTCTTTCCTTAATGATGATATTTCAAAAGCTGTCGAAAAGAAGTATATTACAACTCCAAAGATTGGTATTGAAATTCATACCAATTTAGCAGAGGCTTTCGAACAATCTGGTGACTTAAATGAAAGAAAGGTTGAGGAATATccttatcaattattaaagagtGAAAATTGggaatcattaaaaaataccTTAACCAATCTTTACGTATTCGATAAACTCTATACACCAAATCATAAGGTTGATCTCATCAATTATTGGAATGTATTGGAGAAACAAACTAAACCACCAAAGAATGCTGCAGAAAGAGATGATCCAATACCATACAATTgttcaaatgaatttaagGCAATCATTTCACGTTCATTCATTCAAGCATCTGGTTTGGTAATTTCCGATGTTTGGTTTAGAGTTGCATCGTTCCTTGAAGAGTTATCTCAATTTGATGGTGCCGAAGTACTCTACAATAAATGTCGTGAACTTTATATTAACAATTCTCAAAATATTGAAGCTGCAAAAGTTGATCGTGCAATGGGTAGAATGTATCTAACAATGGGCCAAAATGATAAATCCGATAGTAAATTCAGATTGGCACTTTCAATCTACACAAAAGAAAGAGGTCAAGAAGATATTGAAGTTGCAATCACTCTTAATCTCTTGGGTACTCTTGCCACTAATAGATGTAAATTCGATGAAGCTAAACAAATTCTCAATCAAGCTATGAACATTTGTGAATCCAAATATGAAAGCAACGTTTTACTCATTGCTGATATTGCCTATAGTTTGGGTTCAGTTTGTTTCGTTGAACCAAATCGTAAATTAGAGGTTGCTGAAGCTTACTTTGCAAGATCATTAGAATTAACTGAATCAAAAGTTGGTGATATGGATGTTGCTTATGCTCGTATTTTAACTCGTTTAGGTTCATTGAATATTGAAAAGGATACCTATGCCGATGCAGAGGCATTCTTTAAAGCTGCCCTTAAAATCTATGAAGCTAGATTGGGTATTGATCATTCTAGAGTTTCTCAAATTCTTAGACATATGATTTCCCTCTATGAGGTTCAAGAAAACTATAAAATGGCTGAACAATGTTGTATCAGAGCTTTGGCAATCACAAAGAAAATCTATGGTAACTCTCATAATCTTGTATCGGCCACTCAAATCCGTCAAgctttattatataattcaatGAATAGAAAACAAGATTGTCTCAATCTATTGAATGAAGTTAAAGTTACAAGAGAGAAAGAATTTGGTCCTGATCATAAACAAGTTAAAcatattattgatttaattaaagaaattgataaacCAATCGTACCAAAAGCTCCACCTCCACCACctccatcatcatcatcgccATCTGCTTCATCACttttaatgaaatcaattACTTCATTACCAATTGTAAATGGTCAAGCAGTTCTATCTGTTCCAAAACCACCAGTTTCCAGAGGACCAAATGGTATCCCAATcccaccaccacctccaccaacaattaaattgTACACAAACATGGTATCACTTCAAAGTGTTATGAAACAAAATGTTGGAAGAATTCCAGTTGCTCAACCAACTTCATTCAATTCTCCAGTTCAACCACCTTCACCTCGTACTCAACAAGCTATTCAACAAGGTCAACAACAACGTCAACaagttcaacaacaacaacaacaagttcaacaacaaatgtcTCAAAAAGTTTCAtcactacaacaacaaccacaacaacaacaacaacaacaaccatcacAAGGTTATGGTAATCGTCAAAATACTCCATTATTCCAACAACCAATTTTCCAACAACAGTTCCAACAAAATCGtatacaacaaccacaacaacaaccacaacaacaagcttATGTTGGTGATATGTTGGCTCAATTTGATCAACAAAAACTTAAACGTGTTCAAAATGCAAATGATCGTAGTGGTGCTTCTCAAATcgttgaaaatttaattggtaaaaaGAAATGTAGTAAACCAGTTTCACTTGTAAATAAAGGTTATATGGaagaatcaaatcaaatagaTATGGGTGCTCTAtttgattaa